A genomic segment from Tistrella bauzanensis encodes:
- the mfd gene encoding transcription-repair coupling factor produces the protein MLIDPVLFDRPGRILLTEAPDGLVWQLVADLATARPARDLVLVMRDDTRMVAAAEALKVHLPGTEILRLPAWDCLPYDRVSPNGMIAAERMDTLTRLAGGPGADDPVTGGRARAIVVTTVNALSQRVPPRDSLTLARLRLEPGHRLNTERLVDYLTHNGYVRAGTVMEPGEFAVRGGIVDLYPAGEPDPVRLDFFGDEVEAIRNFDPVTQRSNARIRRLDLKPVSEILLTDTVIQRFRQAYRQAFGTVGTGDPLYEAISAGRRHSGMEHWLPLFHPYLEPVTAYFNAPALIFDHLTDEAFVERRALIEDYFEARKTGPVSIIGGEREAPYRALPPDQLYLTPEEWSDMAKAGPRASVQPGPADRPLPTGWRAARLGGSPARDFAPERKDESVNLFDALAGHIAAERGAGRRVVVCCYSAGALDRIRTVFEDHGIGPVEAVETWDRIDTARPGALVLIVLPLDHGYVAGSLSVLTEQDILGDRLNRKTRRKRRAENFLRDADTLSVGDLVVHVDHGIGRYEGLETITAAGAPHDCVLVVYEGGDRLFVPVEHIDMLSRYGTSDGPAPLDRLGGPQWQQRKERTKHRLKDMADALIAVAAERKLKGAARIERPQGLYDEFCARFPYNETEDQLHAIEDVIDDLASGRPMDRLICGDVGFGKTEVALRAAFIAAMSGVQVAVIAPTTLLCHQHFLGFTKRFQGFPIKIVELSRLVTGKRVAEAKKAITDGTADIVIGTHALLAKGVQFRDLGLMIVDEEQHFGVKHKERLKEMKADVHVLTLTATPIPRTLQLALAGVKELSIIATPPVDRLALRTFTMPYDSVIVREAILREQYRGGQCFFVCPRIEQVKEVEERLRMLVPEVKIAVAHGRLGAGDLEDVMGGFYGGEYDVLLSTSIVESGLDIPRANTIIIYRADLFGLAQLYQLRGRVGRGKLRGYAYLMLPANHTVTRPAQKRLEVMQTLDSLGAGFTLASHDLDIRGAGNLLGEEQSGHIREVGLELFQQMLDDAIEAAKAGGGDVEVKPARRDWSPQINLGAAVLIPDTYVSDLDVRMSLYRRVADLEEGDEIDAFAAELVDRFGPLPDEVRQLLQVVAIKKLCIAAGVSKVEAGPKGATVSFHLDQFARPDGLIPYIAKQSGTIRLRPDHKLVMVRAWATVEDRLKGARDLIGTLARIARTGRAA, from the coding sequence GTGCTGATCGATCCTGTGCTTTTCGACCGCCCCGGCCGCATCCTGCTGACCGAGGCGCCCGACGGGCTGGTCTGGCAACTGGTGGCCGACCTGGCCACCGCGCGGCCGGCCCGCGATCTGGTGCTGGTGATGCGCGATGACACGCGCATGGTGGCGGCTGCCGAGGCGCTGAAGGTGCATCTGCCCGGCACCGAGATCCTGCGTCTGCCGGCCTGGGACTGCCTGCCTTACGACCGGGTCTCGCCCAACGGCATGATCGCGGCCGAGCGCATGGATACCCTGACCCGGCTGGCCGGCGGCCCCGGCGCCGACGATCCGGTGACCGGCGGGCGGGCGCGGGCGATCGTGGTGACCACGGTCAATGCGCTGTCGCAACGCGTGCCGCCGCGCGACAGCCTGACGCTGGCCCGGCTGCGGCTGGAGCCCGGCCACCGGCTGAACACAGAACGGCTGGTCGACTATCTGACGCACAACGGTTATGTCCGCGCCGGCACGGTGATGGAGCCGGGCGAGTTCGCCGTGCGTGGCGGCATCGTCGATCTGTACCCGGCCGGCGAGCCCGATCCGGTGCGGCTCGATTTCTTCGGCGACGAGGTCGAGGCGATCCGCAATTTCGACCCCGTCACCCAGCGTTCCAATGCCCGCATCCGCCGGCTGGATCTGAAGCCGGTGAGCGAGATCCTGCTGACCGACACGGTCATCCAGCGTTTCCGCCAGGCCTATCGGCAGGCCTTCGGCACGGTGGGTACCGGCGACCCGCTGTATGAGGCGATCAGCGCCGGCCGGCGCCATTCCGGCATGGAGCACTGGCTGCCGCTGTTCCACCCCTATCTCGAACCGGTGACCGCCTATTTCAACGCGCCGGCACTGATCTTCGACCATCTGACCGACGAGGCGTTCGTCGAGCGCCGGGCGCTGATCGAGGACTACTTCGAGGCCCGCAAGACCGGCCCGGTGTCGATCATCGGCGGCGAGCGCGAGGCGCCCTATCGCGCACTGCCACCCGATCAGCTGTATCTGACGCCTGAGGAATGGTCGGACATGGCGAAGGCGGGGCCGCGCGCAAGCGTGCAGCCGGGGCCGGCCGACCGGCCCCTGCCCACGGGCTGGCGCGCGGCGCGGCTGGGCGGCAGTCCGGCGCGGGATTTCGCGCCCGAGCGCAAGGACGAGAGCGTCAACCTGTTCGATGCCCTGGCCGGCCATATTGCCGCCGAGCGCGGCGCCGGACGCCGGGTGGTGGTGTGCTGCTACAGCGCCGGTGCACTCGACCGCATCCGCACGGTGTTCGAGGATCACGGCATCGGGCCGGTGGAGGCGGTGGAGACCTGGGACAGGATCGATACCGCCCGGCCCGGCGCGCTGGTTCTGATCGTGCTGCCGCTGGATCATGGCTATGTCGCGGGCAGCCTGTCGGTGCTGACCGAGCAGGACATTCTGGGCGACCGGCTGAACCGCAAAACCCGCCGCAAGCGCCGCGCCGAGAACTTCCTGCGCGATGCCGACACGCTGAGCGTCGGCGATCTGGTGGTGCATGTCGACCATGGCATCGGCCGCTATGAGGGGCTGGAGACCATCACCGCCGCCGGCGCGCCGCATGATTGCGTGCTGGTGGTCTATGAGGGCGGCGACCGGCTGTTCGTGCCGGTCGAGCATATCGACATGCTGTCGCGCTATGGCACGTCAGACGGCCCGGCGCCGCTGGACCGTCTGGGCGGGCCGCAATGGCAGCAGCGCAAGGAGCGCACCAAGCACCGGCTGAAGGACATGGCCGACGCCCTGATCGCGGTCGCGGCCGAGCGCAAGCTGAAGGGGGCCGCCCGGATCGAGCGGCCGCAGGGGCTGTATGACGAGTTCTGCGCCCGCTTCCCCTATAACGAGACCGAAGATCAGCTTCACGCCATCGAGGATGTCATCGACGATCTGGCTTCGGGCCGGCCGATGGACCGACTGATCTGCGGCGATGTGGGGTTCGGCAAGACCGAGGTGGCGTTGAGAGCGGCGTTCATTGCCGCGATGAGCGGTGTTCAAGTGGCGGTCATCGCCCCGACCACGCTGCTGTGCCATCAGCATTTTCTGGGCTTTACCAAACGCTTCCAGGGATTTCCGATCAAGATCGTCGAACTGTCGCGACTGGTGACCGGCAAGCGCGTGGCAGAAGCCAAGAAGGCGATCACCGACGGCACCGCCGATATCGTGATCGGCACCCACGCCCTGTTGGCCAAGGGGGTTCAGTTCCGCGATCTGGGCCTGATGATCGTCGACGAGGAACAGCATTTCGGTGTGAAGCACAAGGAACGGCTGAAGGAGATGAAGGCCGACGTCCATGTGCTGACTCTGACCGCGACCCCGATCCCGCGGACCCTGCAACTGGCGCTTGCCGGCGTGAAGGAGCTGTCGATCATCGCGACGCCGCCGGTTGACCGTTTGGCCCTGCGCACCTTCACCATGCCCTATGACAGCGTGATCGTGCGCGAGGCGATCCTGCGTGAGCAGTATCGCGGCGGGCAGTGCTTCTTCGTCTGTCCGCGGATCGAGCAGGTGAAGGAGGTCGAGGAGCGGTTGCGGATGCTGGTGCCCGAGGTCAAGATCGCGGTCGCCCATGGCCGGCTTGGCGCGGGCGACCTGGAAGACGTGATGGGCGGCTTTTATGGTGGCGAATACGATGTGCTGCTATCGACCAGCATTGTCGAGAGCGGGCTGGATATCCCGCGCGCCAATACGATCATCATCTATCGCGCCGATCTGTTCGGTCTGGCGCAGTTGTATCAGCTCCGCGGCCGGGTGGGGCGCGGCAAGCTGCGCGGCTATGCCTATCTGATGCTGCCCGCCAACCATACCGTCACCCGCCCGGCGCAGAAGCGGCTGGAAGTGATGCAGACCCTCGACAGCCTGGGGGCGGGCTTCACCCTTGCCAGCCATGATCTGGACATCCGCGGCGCCGGCAATCTGCTGGGCGAGGAACAGTCGGGCCATATCCGCGAGGTCGGGCTGGAGCTGTTCCAGCAGATGCTGGACGACGCGATCGAGGCCGCCAAGGCCGGCGGTGGCGACGTCGAGGTGAAACCTGCCCGTCGCGACTGGTCGCCGCAGATCAATCTGGGCGCAGCGGTGCTGATCCCCGACACCTATGTCTCGGATCTGGATGTCCGGATGTCGCTGTACCGGCGGGTCGCGGATCTTGAGGAAGGTGATGAGATCGACGCCTTTGCGGCCGAACTGGTCGACCGCTTCGGGCCGCTGCCCGATGAGGTCCGCCAGCTTCTGCAGGTGGTGGCAATCAAGAAGTTGTGCATCGCGGCCGGCGTGTCCAAGGTCGAGGCCGGCCCCAAGGGGGCGACGGTGTCGTTCCATCTGGACCAGTTCGCCCGGCCCGACGGGCTGATCCCGTATATCGCCAAACAATCGGGCACGATCCGGCTGAGACCCGACCACAAGCTGGTGATGGTGCGGGCCTGGGCGACGGTGGAAGACCGGCTGAAAGGCGCCCGCGATCTGATCGGCACGCTGGCGCGGATTGCCCGCACCGGGCGTGCGGCCTGA
- a CDS encoding DUF883 family protein — MATAEQTAVDKEMEVLKADLAALRADLAKATRQSGRAAGVGAEALSEKASEEMERLRGEVDRLMHVAGERGRGAVRAAESTIEEKPLTSVLVAFGVGLVIGKLLDRR; from the coding sequence ATGGCCACCGCAGAACAGACCGCCGTCGACAAGGAAATGGAGGTTCTGAAGGCCGATCTGGCCGCCCTGCGCGCTGATCTCGCCAAGGCGACCCGCCAGTCCGGCCGCGCCGCCGGCGTGGGTGCCGAGGCATTGAGCGAGAAGGCAAGCGAAGAGATGGAACGGTTGCGTGGCGAAGTCGACCGGCTGATGCATGTGGCAGGTGAGCGTGGTCGCGGGGCCGTGCGGGCGGCCGAGAGCACCATCGAGGAAAAGCCGCTGACCAGTGTGCTGGTGGCGTTCGGTGTGGGTCTGGTGATCGGCAAGCTGCTGGACCGGCGCTGA
- a CDS encoding response regulator encodes MPYLARVLVVMQDPRVAQRIMDGLRARGLFLFSARNGAEALRLARQLLTDVVIIDDLLPDGDGCDFVDMLHNDPDTGHIPVLMLGGRASSALRRRSLAVGVDELLIGTYDEGLIAARMSKLVRLGIMQAELRRRAATARSFRVEIDRRRGQESRDGPPVLLLAAQLGEDLDDVADILQSRYRLLRTAGAAEAAQLLHEQVVDTLVLSFDGGDREDWLGLALHVRDTPALYDVPVLGIGQVASAPDVQTLIQTGIDDLISRPFSPDELHGRVLSALRRRRLRRSLTAMFASLEAPATIDAETGAFQQAFLRVHLSRLVFEASKWDKPLSIATVSYRNLSLLIERRGPAAAQSVMARAADTLKRLVRVEDLIARADDNTLVAVLTDTPGDRSLKALHRIAGSLATTDYGLAGLPTAPIWMQMGHASLEPSDTADSLLLRARQILL; translated from the coding sequence ATGCCCTATCTCGCGCGCGTTCTCGTGGTCATGCAGGATCCGCGGGTCGCCCAGCGGATCATGGATGGCCTGCGCGCCCGGGGGCTGTTTCTGTTCAGCGCCCGCAACGGCGCCGAGGCGCTTCGCCTCGCCCGGCAATTGCTGACGGATGTGGTGATCATCGACGACCTTCTGCCCGATGGCGATGGCTGCGATTTCGTCGATATGCTGCACAACGACCCCGATACCGGGCATATTCCGGTCCTGATGCTGGGCGGCCGGGCCTCGTCGGCCCTGCGCCGACGGTCTCTGGCGGTCGGTGTCGACGAACTGCTGATCGGCACCTATGACGAGGGGCTGATCGCGGCGCGGATGTCGAAGCTGGTCAGGCTTGGCATCATGCAGGCCGAACTGCGTCGCCGCGCCGCCACCGCGCGCAGTTTTCGGGTCGAAATCGACCGCCGCCGCGGCCAGGAAAGCCGGGACGGCCCGCCGGTGCTGCTGCTGGCAGCCCAGCTCGGCGAAGACCTGGACGACGTGGCCGACATTCTGCAATCCCGCTATCGCCTGCTGCGCACGGCCGGTGCCGCCGAGGCGGCGCAATTGCTGCACGAGCAGGTGGTCGACACGCTGGTGCTGTCATTCGACGGCGGCGACCGCGAGGACTGGCTGGGCCTGGCACTGCATGTCCGCGACACACCGGCCCTGTATGACGTGCCGGTGCTGGGCATCGGCCAAGTCGCCTCTGCCCCGGATGTGCAGACCCTGATTCAGACCGGTATCGACGATCTGATCTCCCGGCCATTCAGCCCCGATGAACTGCATGGCCGGGTGCTGTCGGCCCTGCGCCGGCGGCGCCTGCGTCGCAGCCTGACCGCCATGTTCGCATCGCTTGAGGCACCGGCAACCATCGATGCCGAGACCGGTGCCTTTCAGCAGGCGTTCCTGCGCGTCCATCTCAGCCGGCTGGTGTTCGAAGCGTCGAAATGGGACAAGCCGCTCAGCATCGCGACCGTATCGTACCGCAATCTGTCTTTACTGATCGAACGCCGGGGCCCCGCCGCCGCCCAGAGCGTTATGGCACGCGCCGCCGACACATTGAAGCGGCTGGTGCGCGTGGAAGACCTGATCGCGCGTGCCGACGACAACACCCTGGTCGCGGTGCTGACCGACACGCCTGGCGACCGGTCGCTGAAGGCATTGCACCGCATTGCCGGCAGCCTCGCCACCACCGATTACGGACTGGCGGGCCTGCCGACGGCACCGATCTGGATGCAGATGGGCCATGCATCGCTTGAACCGTCCGACACCGCCGACAGCCTGCTGCTGCGCGCACGCCAGATTCTGCTTTGA
- a CDS encoding acyl-CoA synthetase has protein sequence MPAPSLAIDTPPAMPAAAAAFDPDRFNLAAYCLAWNAERHPDKPALILMDQDGVRDSISFDRLYDQVRRVTAALVALDLAPGARVMIRMGNRIEFALVYFATAAAGLIAVPTSAQLTPAEAGFIARDCGAAVAFVADGLEIAEPYPGGMRLLGLDWLAAAIRGRHGADPLLGPAHDPALMIYTSGTSGRPKGVLHAHRAVWGRRPMGPGWHGMGPADRVLHAGQLNWTYTLGVGLMDPWAHGATAVLYAGPRDPSIWPVLIERSEATIFAAVPTVYRQMLKYGTLTRDRLRSLRHGLTAGEALPPALTHRWFDAADLPLYEALGMSEVSTYISSGPDTPLRLGSPGRPQPGRRITVLPLDGGTDPLAPGDIGVIAVHRDEAGLMLGYWNRPDDMAAAWRGDWFITGDLARVDSDGYYWYDGRSDEVMTVLGYRVSPIEVEAALSAHPAIAEVAVAPRRLDDALTIIAAYVVPKPGRSGELDLEGVNAWVGKHLARYKWPRDLILVDSLPRGVNGKIVRRALPPGR, from the coding sequence ATGCCCGCGCCAAGCCTGGCCATCGACACACCGCCCGCCATGCCGGCGGCCGCGGCGGCGTTCGATCCGGACCGCTTCAACCTTGCGGCCTATTGCCTGGCCTGGAATGCCGAGCGGCATCCCGACAAGCCGGCCCTGATCCTGATGGACCAGGATGGCGTGCGCGACAGCATCAGTTTCGACCGGCTGTACGATCAGGTGCGCCGGGTGACCGCAGCGCTGGTGGCGCTGGATCTGGCACCGGGGGCCCGGGTGATGATCCGGATGGGCAACCGGATCGAATTCGCGCTGGTCTATTTCGCAACCGCGGCCGCCGGGTTGATCGCGGTGCCGACCTCGGCCCAGCTCACCCCCGCCGAAGCCGGGTTCATCGCCCGCGATTGCGGCGCCGCCGTGGCTTTCGTTGCCGACGGGCTGGAAATCGCCGAGCCCTATCCGGGCGGCATGCGGCTGCTGGGGCTGGACTGGCTGGCCGCGGCCATTCGCGGCCGTCACGGCGCCGATCCGTTGCTCGGCCCCGCCCATGATCCGGCGCTGATGATCTATACCTCCGGCACCAGCGGCAGGCCCAAGGGCGTGCTGCATGCCCATCGCGCGGTCTGGGGTCGTCGGCCGATGGGCCCGGGATGGCACGGCATGGGACCGGCCGACCGCGTGCTTCATGCCGGTCAGTTGAACTGGACCTATACGCTGGGCGTGGGGCTGATGGACCCCTGGGCGCATGGCGCGACCGCGGTTCTTTATGCCGGTCCACGTGATCCCTCGATCTGGCCGGTGCTGATCGAACGATCCGAGGCGACGATCTTTGCCGCCGTCCCCACCGTCTATCGCCAGATGCTGAAATACGGCACGCTGACCCGCGACCGGCTGCGCAGCCTGCGCCATGGCCTGACGGCGGGTGAAGCTCTGCCACCCGCCCTGACCCACCGTTGGTTCGATGCCGCCGACCTGCCGCTTTACGAAGCGCTGGGGATGAGCGAGGTATCGACCTATATCTCCAGCGGCCCCGACACGCCCCTGCGCCTGGGCAGTCCCGGCCGTCCGCAGCCCGGCCGGCGGATCACGGTCCTGCCACTGGATGGCGGCACCGATCCGCTGGCCCCCGGCGACATCGGTGTCATCGCCGTGCACCGCGACGAGGCCGGGCTGATGCTGGGCTATTGGAACCGGCCCGATGACATGGCCGCTGCCTGGCGTGGTGACTGGTTCATCACCGGAGATCTGGCGCGCGTCGACAGCGACGGCTATTACTGGTATGATGGACGATCGGACGAGGTGATGACCGTGCTCGGTTATCGCGTCTCACCGATCGAGGTGGAGGCGGCGCTCAGCGCGCATCCGGCCATCGCCGAGGTGGCTGTGGCACCGCGCAGGCTCGACGATGCGCTCACCATCATCGCCGCCTATGTGGTGCCGAAGCCGGGCCGCTCGGGCGAGCTGGATCTTGAAGGCGTCAATGCCTGGGTCGGCAAGCATCTTGCCCGCTATAAATGGCCGCGCGACCTGATTCTGGTCGACAGCCTGCCACGAGGCGTGAACGGCAAGATCGTCCGCCGCGCCCTGCCGCCGGGCCGCTGA
- a CDS encoding methyl-accepting chemotaxis protein — protein sequence MRVALGLSSKIILVGGGALAVLLAVGITAVARMAEDRVLATSLESGRALSRQLAAEISTQMSTDLAVADGVANSFSAMKAGGVIDRTVYDRVIEANFVHAKDLLGVWAGFEPNALDGNDAAFRNTRTSDDTGRYLTYINRVSGQTLVETIGDYTGPNSAYYQTPLTTGKTFMTPPTIYDVAGRDVMLLSASVPIKAGGAVVGVAGVDIELDAWNKRLNETKPFGTGNVLLFTNDLRVINHPKAELRGQPMQKLTSDDTTEIERVVRDGLTMESVSWSPSLNSQVYRMVLPVHIQGYDKPWSLLVNIPETSMRAAADEVLNSMIIGGVVLVLLIVAALAVTVLFLVKRPLKHSMGVIATLSGGDTTVEIPHTHRRDEIGALNRALVAFRDTLAETENLRLAQAATERRSEEARRESTLGLADTLEREVSGIADEMTELAEGLERRASEMRGIADTTSANSATVAAAGEQTNVNVQTVATATEELTASAHEIGRQVTTASDIIAEASSRAADTDGIVRRLAGSARQIGDVVKLINDIAAQTNLLALNATIEAARAGDAGKGFAVVASEVKTLATQTAKATDEIANRIAATQSDTEQAVGAIARIVETIGRVREASTTIASAVEEQIAAISEIAHNVNQAAVGTQTISSAIGEVAGGAGQTAEAATSVAGATGQLVSSSATLRRSVENVVDSLRREARETGERLGH from the coding sequence ATGCGTGTAGCGCTCGGCCTTTCTTCAAAGATCATTCTTGTCGGCGGTGGTGCACTGGCTGTACTGCTGGCGGTTGGCATCACGGCAGTCGCCCGCATGGCTGAAGACCGGGTGCTTGCAACCTCGCTGGAGAGCGGCCGCGCACTGTCCCGACAGCTCGCGGCCGAAATTTCGACCCAGATGTCGACAGACCTGGCGGTCGCCGACGGCGTCGCCAACAGCTTTTCTGCGATGAAGGCCGGTGGCGTCATCGATCGGACCGTCTATGATCGCGTCATCGAGGCCAATTTCGTCCACGCGAAAGACCTTCTCGGCGTCTGGGCGGGGTTCGAGCCGAATGCCCTGGACGGCAATGATGCCGCCTTCCGCAACACCAGGACATCCGACGACACCGGCCGATACCTGACCTATATAAACCGGGTGAGCGGCCAGACGCTGGTCGAGACCATCGGCGATTATACCGGCCCGAATTCCGCCTACTATCAAACACCGCTGACCACCGGCAAGACCTTCATGACCCCGCCCACGATCTATGATGTGGCCGGACGGGACGTGATGTTGCTGTCGGCGTCGGTTCCGATCAAGGCGGGTGGCGCCGTCGTCGGTGTCGCCGGTGTCGATATCGAGCTGGATGCCTGGAACAAGCGGCTGAATGAGACCAAACCGTTTGGCACCGGCAATGTGCTGCTGTTCACCAATGACCTCCGCGTGATCAATCATCCGAAGGCCGAACTGCGTGGCCAGCCGATGCAGAAGCTGACCTCCGACGACACCACCGAGATCGAGCGCGTCGTCCGCGACGGCCTGACCATGGAAAGCGTGTCGTGGTCTCCCAGCCTGAACTCTCAGGTTTATCGGATGGTGCTTCCGGTCCATATCCAGGGCTATGACAAGCCATGGAGCCTTCTGGTGAACATCCCCGAGACCTCGATGCGCGCCGCCGCCGACGAAGTGCTCAACAGCATGATCATCGGTGGCGTGGTCCTGGTGCTGCTGATCGTTGCCGCCCTGGCGGTGACCGTGCTGTTTCTGGTCAAGCGGCCGCTGAAGCACTCGATGGGCGTCATCGCGACGCTGAGCGGCGGTGACACGACTGTCGAGATCCCCCACACCCACCGTCGCGACGAGATCGGCGCATTGAACCGCGCACTGGTCGCCTTCCGCGACACGCTGGCCGAGACCGAAAACCTGCGGCTGGCGCAGGCCGCGACCGAACGCCGGTCCGAAGAGGCACGGCGCGAAAGCACGCTGGGCCTTGCCGACACGCTTGAGCGCGAGGTGAGCGGTATCGCCGACGAGATGACCGAGCTGGCCGAGGGGCTGGAGCGGCGTGCATCGGAAATGCGCGGCATCGCCGACACCACATCGGCCAATTCCGCCACTGTCGCCGCGGCCGGCGAGCAGACCAACGTCAATGTCCAGACGGTCGCGACCGCGACCGAAGAACTGACTGCATCCGCCCACGAGATCGGCCGGCAGGTGACGACGGCATCCGACATCATCGCCGAGGCCTCGTCGCGTGCCGCCGACACCGATGGCATCGTGCGCCGGCTTGCAGGCTCCGCCCGTCAGATCGGTGACGTGGTGAAGCTGATCAACGACATCGCCGCCCAGACCAATCTGCTGGCGCTGAACGCCACCATCGAGGCGGCACGCGCCGGGGATGCCGGCAAGGGCTTCGCGGTCGTGGCCTCCGAGGTCAAGACGCTGGCGACCCAGACCGCCAAGGCCACCGACGAGATCGCCAACCGCATCGCCGCCACCCAGAGCGACACCGAGCAGGCCGTGGGGGCAATCGCAAGGATCGTCGAGACCATCGGCCGGGTTCGCGAGGCATCCACCACCATCGCGAGTGCGGTGGAAGAGCAGATCGCCGCGATCAGCGAGATTGCCCACAACGTCAATCAGGCCGCTGTCGGCACCCAGACCATTTCCTCGGCGATCGGCGAGGTGGCCGGCGGTGCCGGACAGACCGCCGAGGCAGCGACATCGGTCGCCGGCGCCACAGGGCAGCTGGTCAGCAGCTCGGCAACCCTGCGGCGGTCGGTTGAAAATGTGGTCGACTCGCTGCGCCGCGAGGCGCGCGAGACCGGAGAACGCCTGGGCCACTGA
- a CDS encoding TrmH family RNA methyltransferase — protein sequence MMQIEDPDAGGCFAVGLDRSSKPFNAGTLNRLVAAHGGAYTFTAGADWQTSQHWRHWDDAVAAEAAAPRPTVPHLAFDSPAAARFPEGFTLVAVELTDDAVDLPAFRHPPRAVYVLGPERGMLAPEFLDRATHVVKIPMRFSLNVAMAASLVLFDRLRSRERAGAVQRLNRRRAEAAVRAFLDQNRALLAAPPPPYAD from the coding sequence ATGATGCAGATAGAGGATCCCGATGCCGGTGGCTGTTTCGCGGTGGGGCTGGACCGGTCGAGCAAGCCGTTCAATGCCGGCACCCTGAACCGGCTGGTCGCGGCCCATGGTGGCGCTTATACCTTCACCGCCGGCGCCGACTGGCAGACGAGCCAGCATTGGCGGCACTGGGACGATGCCGTGGCGGCAGAGGCCGCCGCGCCGCGCCCGACCGTGCCGCATCTGGCGTTCGACAGCCCGGCCGCGGCGCGGTTCCCTGAGGGCTTCACGCTGGTCGCCGTCGAGCTGACGGATGACGCGGTCGATCTGCCGGCCTTTCGTCATCCGCCGCGCGCGGTCTATGTTCTGGGGCCGGAGCGGGGCATGCTGGCGCCGGAATTCCTCGATCGGGCCACGCATGTGGTCAAGATCCCGATGCGGTTCTCGCTGAATGTCGCGATGGCGGCGAGCCTGGTGCTGTTCGACCGGCTGCGCTCGCGGGAGCGTGCCGGCGCGGTTCAGCGGCTCAACCGCCGCCGGGCCGAAGCGGCTGTGCGGGCGTTCCTGGATCAGAACCGGGCGCTGCTGGCAGCCCCGCCGCCGCCTTATGCGGATTGA
- a CDS encoding sterol desaturase family protein, whose translation MMPPSFDIIAAEALIRGSVFAVLLAGFALAERRWPRRGRTRKLERRRRWVANLGLALADTLVLRLVFPAAAVGAALVAEASGAGLFAAIGLPAWATVPAGFVLLDLAVWAQHLVMHRVPVLWRLHRIHHLDMALDVTSGLRFHPVEILLSMAWKIAVIWLLGVPAIAVLAFEVALNAASLFNHADLNLGATVDRRLARLIATPDWHRVHHSAVRRETDSNYAFFFTLWDRLFGTARPVPAAGHDAMVIGLDDTAAARDGRAGPAALLLRPFMAPPAGASTVNPHKAAAGLPAAPGSDPGTPAQPLRPGGG comes from the coding sequence ATGATGCCGCCGTCATTCGACATCATTGCCGCCGAAGCCCTGATCCGCGGCAGCGTTTTTGCCGTGCTGCTCGCAGGCTTCGCGCTGGCGGAACGCCGATGGCCGCGGCGGGGCCGCACCCGCAAGCTGGAACGCCGCCGCCGCTGGGTCGCCAATCTGGGGCTGGCGCTGGCCGACACACTGGTGCTGCGGCTGGTGTTTCCGGCAGCGGCAGTGGGTGCGGCACTGGTGGCCGAGGCATCGGGCGCCGGATTGTTCGCGGCGATCGGCCTGCCCGCCTGGGCGACGGTGCCCGCAGGCTTCGTTCTGCTGGATCTGGCGGTCTGGGCCCAGCATCTGGTCATGCACCGCGTGCCGGTTCTGTGGCGACTGCATCGCATCCATCATCTGGATATGGCGCTCGACGTCACCAGCGGCCTCAGATTCCACCCGGTGGAGATTCTGCTGTCGATGGCGTGGAAGATCGCGGTGATCTGGCTGCTGGGCGTGCCGGCCATCGCGGTTCTGGCATTCGAGGTGGCGTTGAACGCGGCATCGCTGTTCAACCATGCCGATCTGAACCTGGGCGCGACCGTCGACCGTCGCCTGGCACGGCTGATCGCCACGCCGGATTGGCACCGGGTGCATCATTCAGCCGTGCGGCGCGAAACCGACAGCAATTACGCCTTCTTCTTCACACTGTGGGACCGTCTGTTCGGCACCGCCCGCCCCGTGCCGGCCGCCGGCCATGATGCGATGGTGATCGGGCTGGATGACACCGCAGCCGCACGGGACGGCCGGGCCGGGCCGGCCGCCCTGCTGCTGCGCCCGTTCATGGCGCCCCCCGCCGGTGCATCCACGGTCAATCCGCATAAGGCGGCGGCGGGGCTGCCAGCAGCGCCCGGTTCTGATCCAGGAACGCCCGCACAGCCGCTTCGGCCCGGCGGCGGTTGA